The Gouania willdenowi chromosome 5, fGouWil2.1, whole genome shotgun sequence sequence GGGATCGATATTGACATTGTCTTTGGGAGGCTATCGGCCGCTCATCCGCGAGGACGTGGTCGCTCTAAAAAAAAGTATCCGTCTGACGCTCTATCTGGGAGCAAAGTGCTGCAGATAAGGCTGAACAGTCCCACAGGATCCATGATGTATTAATTATCCACCATCTCCACGTGTGCTGTCTGAGTCCAGCTCTCTGATTGGATACACCTGCCTCTGGGTTCACGCCTTCATTAGTCTCCTCCAGCGGGGCGGGGCGGGGCAAGGCTCCAGGTCAATGATTGGCCCGCTATGGGGGACCGTAATGTCTCGGGCTGCCCGGGTGAGAGGGGCATGTCGCGGGTTATAAATACAGACTCCAACCGGGACAATAAAATGAGCTCCTGCGTGCCAGGGTCCCGCATCAAGCCACCGCTCTATTCTCGTTGTGAGGAGGATGTTGCAGCAGGCTCTCAGAGCTTCCAGCCGGGGGTTCCCCCTGCTCAGGTGGGTGGAGAGGTGGGCCGAGGGAGCAGCAGCTCGGCCGGGGGCCAGCCAGGTGGTAAAGACTCTGAATGACATGCCCGGGCCGTCGTTCGCCAGCGTCACCTGGGACTTGTGTGCCAGACAGGGTCTGTCCCGGCTGCACGAGTTACATGTAAGTGAAGACACAACATGTTCATTCTCACAGGGACCGAAACGGCCCAGTTTGTTCTCCATGGAGCCAGACCAAAGAAATCCTGGCATCATATTATTTCTTaatagaaaatgaaagaaataaacacattcAAATTATCTATTATATGAAAAATGTTGAGACTTTTTATTGACTGTATTATTTTATCGAACAAAAATGAGAGGAAATCGAACATCGCGGTGTACCCATCATCTGCACATACCAATTATTGATATATCACACAGAATACTAATTTATGGCATGGTGTAAATTAGTTGCTCAGACGAACTGCATTTGACACTAATGTTTATGTATTAATTTGTGCTTTTCtccagaaatttgtgattttgcAGAAAAGGtgaaccaatcacaatcatggATGGTGCACTTGCTGACTGCAATGAAAACCCCATTGTaccagttatatatatatatatatatatatgtaattttcACAAACCCAGTACAATCTTCCTAATATGACATGTGGCACCATTAGGTCAATCTAATAATGTACTTGGGATTCATACCTAAAACAGATTATCCTTATACTTTCTTTATTGCTATACATTTACATAAAACCAGCTTTCCCTTTCATTTAAAAgcttttacacaatgatttgcACACGTCATCTTTTAATCTAATTCCAGTAAGTTGCCTTTCTTACATGATAATGCCTGCAGGTGACCAGGTTTCTGCACTAAGCGTACAGCTGCAGAAGTGCATCTGCAGGTGACATGTCAGTCATGTTTTAGCCTGCAGATTTTAACAAGATCatgcttttctctcatttcctAGATGAAAGCAGTGAAGCGGTATGGACCAGTGTGGAAGGCGAGCTACGGCCCCCTCATGACAGTCCATGTAGCTGATCCAGCACTTATCGAGCAGGTCTTACGGCAAGAAGGCCATCACCCAATGCGCTCTGAGCTTTCCTCCTGGAAAGACTACAGGAAGCTTAGAGGACATCATTATGGACTTTTGACAGCGTGAGTATCAACTAGGATttgatttgttcatttattttgagtGAGTAACAACATAAATTACCTGTTATAACAACATCCAAGAACGCAAATATGCAGGTACATCTCAActtccagttttttttaatcaaccacATTATTGTAAATTGCAAATACTGtagattcaactttttttttgttagactgTCTTTGAGGGTGAAATGAGCTAAGACTcactagaaataaaaacatttgaaaaatatatttactaaGAAATTCACTAAATGTCCACCCTAGTTTTAGAGGTGCTACAGTAGGAATGATCATGGGCAGAACCACCTTTTTGATGCAGGAGGTGACCGTTAGCGGGGTGGGAATCAATTGCATGTGttaactacaaaataagtcagttaggggttataaaaaaaaaataataactacaaCTGCGAGCAGTTATGAAAGACGCGTGGGAAGGCTTATCCCCCAGGTTTTGCAGAGTCCATGGAcacaaaggatgacgggcttggggcgagcgtcaggacacaggccaacgtgtcaTTTGCAGTTTTGTAATAGTAATGCTCGTGGCCCAGCCCAGATGATTCAACGTTTGGTGCAGATAGAGCTTAAACACTaggaggagttcgaaaaagtaggttttcgcAATTTTGCGCAAAGAAAATtctaggcggaaatgggcgtggcctagcccagctgattcagtgctattcatggaatctgtggatatgaagtttttgaatgtgcgacatggtgtgggagttataggtCAAAATGTgttggttatagcgccacctgctggcaggACATATGTGAGTTTTTGCATCCAAGGTAAGCTGGCGGGGTTGAACCAACCCTgcaaagggcaccgccctccCTTGCACattttagcctgcagcaccacatTTACCGGGGGAAAAATAACTTTACACAAGGGTTCCTAGGTATTTGAGCATACATGGTCCCCAGGCCCCGTGGGCTTGGCCCCCataataaaaacactattggaagCTATTTAAATGTTAtcacagtaaacatgatttGAAGTTATCTATTTCCAGGGCTCTaattgtgaaacaaaaaaaacaacaaagttgCACCCACAATCAAAAAGTAGGTGCCCTAATAAAAAAGGTGGATAAGAGGAAGCCAGACTGACCCCaatgtattttaaacatttcctCTCCCCTGTTCATTCCCAGTGAAGGGGAGGAGTGGCAGACGGTGAGAAGTCTTCTTGGGAAACTCATGCTGCGCCCAAAGGCAGTGGAAGCCTACAACGAAACCCTGAACAGCATCGTCAGTGACCTCATGGCCAAAATCCACCATTGCAGGAATCCTCAAGGCGTTGTCACCGACATCGCCAGCATATTCTACAGCTTCGGGCTTGAGGGTGAGGGTTCATGTTGTATAAGAAGCACTAATGTTTATACAGTTCTTCTGGGTGTGTCACTCCATGTGAACATTGGTAATTGAATACATGCTTAATATGGGTTGTGTCTggataaatacaatttattttaaccATTGTAAATCAACAATAGGTCCACTGTGATGTAATCTTGGTAGTGACCATCAAAAATTCCAATTACGCCTCAGTAAAgtttctaaatactgacattgaGTTGATTAGCAATCATCGTGGGAAAGCCTTTTGTCACCTTTTTCTCTACAGCTCATAGGCTTTTCTCTTGCTACCAACAGGTATTTCTTCAGTGTTGTTTGAGTCCAGGATCGGTTGTCTCAATAAAGTTGTTCCAGAGGAAACGCAACATTTTATCGAGTCCATTAGAACTGTGTTTGAGAAGACCATTGTCACCATGGCCATACCAAGCTTTTTGCACTGGTTATTACCCAAAACCTGGAGGGCCTTCTGTCAGCGCTGGGACTACATTTTTGAATTTGGTAGGATATAATTTTATAAAGTCTTATATCTTTAATACCACCTCAGGATCTGTCACCTTGTGTAATTCTgacaaatgaaaatgttaactGTGAAAGAAAGGAGATTAGTAAACACGTGTTTCACTTAGACTATTATGCTGGTGTTGTTTTTGCCAAACCTCTTTTTAACCAATAAGATATTACACAAATGGGATTTAAACTGTAttgaatttgttttcatttcatttcgaAATGACCTGTTTTCGCAGCAAAAGGTCACATTGATCAGCGACTGAGGGCCGAAGCAGAGAAAGTTGCCAGAGGAGAGAAAGTGGAAGGCCATTATGTCACCTACTTCCTGTCAAAGACGGAGCTGCCCATGAAGACGGTCTACAGCAACATAACAGAGCTGCTCCTTGCAGGAATTGACACAGTAAGAGCAATGCCCGAGCTAGTGTCTTTGTTGCTGTTTGGTTTTAATTTAAGGCGTGTCCAACATGAGCTTGTAAATCATTTCAGATCTCCAGCACGATGTCCTGGTCGCTATATGAGCTGTCTCGCCATCCAGAGTTCCAGGCCTCACTGAGAGCTGAGGTGCTGGCTGTACTGGAGGGCAGAAAAATAGCTAATGCTGAAGATATAGCCCGCATGCCTCTCCTTAAGGCCACAGTCAAAGAAGTGCTGAGGTAAGCTTCAGAAGCCTTATTCCTCATAGAGACCTTTTTCAATTTAAGATATTTTTAAAActctttgttgctgtttttaggCTGTATCCTATTATTCCTGGAAATGCAAGAGTCATCACAGAGAAAGACATTGAGGTTGGAGGATATCTCATCCCTAAAAAAGTGAGTCTATGTCATTTTCTTACATCCTAGAACTCAGCTAGCCTACATCGCTTTGTGTTCCCTAGAATTGATTAGGGGAAGCAGTACATAATCTGGGTTGAAATGCACTCACCTAATTTATCTGACTGATCTAAATATCCTCCCATTCAGACTCTTATCACCTTGTGCCACTTTGCTGCTTCCCGGGATCCTGCAGTGTTTAAAGATCCAGACAGTTTCCAACCGGCGCGATGGCTGACCAAGAAGAAGAGTCATCACCCATACGCCTCTCTGCCCTTTGGTGTGGGAAAACGCAGCTGCATCGGTCGACGCATTGCTGAGCTGGAGCTTTACCTTGCACTTTCCAGGGTGAGGCTGCCTCATTGGATCCCATGGGTTAGACAGAAATCACTTGTATTGAAACCAACAGTTTAGATTTGCAGAAACTGGTCAAAGAACATAGTATGGGCCGCAGCTATCTAATGTCATGGTAATTGAGtattattatatacattattcCATTGATTAAATAAGTAATGAGAGAAGATATACTTCTCAAATTTAAATATACAACGGAAAATAAGACTGATCACTTTCTATgaaagatttacatttttacatacgTATTagcaaagtagaaaaaaaaacgtgaataTATGTCACGAAAAGATTCCACTACATGTGCTGTCAAATAAAACTAAAgcagtcagaaaaaaaaattaaaaattgtaaGCAAGGTATTCaaagttataattatatttaaagAATTTGTTTCCTGACTCGTGTGTGGGTCTCgcgagtgtgtgtgcacgcagtgGCGTGGGCACGAGTCTCACATGCAGTAAATACACTTTCCACTGTCCAAACAAATGAAGGTATGAACGAAAAACTGATTTTGACAGTTTTTCAAAGTAAGTTTAGCAAAACAtgcataaaaatggaataaaatcttttttgtttttgaacgTTTATTTGCGACCCAGTAAAAAAATTGTCCAAAGACCTggtggttgggaaccactgtatgAATGTGTTTGTCCCAAACAGCAGTTTCCCACAAATCCTTTTTCCTCACCTTTTCTTGGAATAAAGTTCGACACTAAAAGAAAGAGCTTTAAGCAATTGAACAGCTGTGTAAATCAGGCTCTTAATGAATTAAGTTGATTGCTTAATCCTTGGATTACCAAGTAGCTTTTTTTCATCACTGCCCTAACACTTTTCTAAATCTTTTGTTTCCAGATCCTTGTGGAGTACGATGTGAAGCCAAGCCTGGAGGGGAATACTGTGAAGCCCATGACACGGACCATTCTTGttcctgaaaatgtcattaGCCTTCAGTTTATTGAACGATGACCTACTCTCCTGAGCTGATCAGTTACATGAATGGGAACGTGAGACCCACAGCGGTGGGGAGAACAGGCAGGTGGCATAATCACAAGAACCGTGAGCCCGCTGCACACAGCGGTCCATGACTGAATTGACCTTCAACCCAATTAATGACAAGGACTGAAGCCCTTCTTTGCTTGCAACTGTGTCCTGGCCAGCACGAGTCATGGTCCGCTAAGAAAAGAAAGAAGGCTAGTGGCTTATCAGCAAATTTACCACCGCATGTTCCAAATGCAACAAATATGCTTATTTGCACAGAtatcaggaaaacaaaaaacagcaaacaaacCCCTAGACTGAGTCAGAGCATTATAGTTTCAATGCAATACAAGCCTCTAATCAAACCCTGTAAACTCATTACAAGCTGGTGTGCACTCTTAAATATGCACATATAGTCTTTGCATTATTCTGTGTATTAAACATACATATATTTAATGTCCAAAGCATTTAATCTCATGTCCAGGTTTCTAAAAGGCATGTTTTATGTACACAGTGCACCTTTTTTGGACCAGCCTCAGACTGGCAAACACTGTTTTCTAGGAACCCAGCACTGATTGGGTTCCTGTTTAGAGATTATGTCATGTGATTGATCCAGGATTGTTGGAGATGTGCTGAAagtaaagaaaatacaaaaaaactgtAGAACTTTGAGTTACTGGTTCCCTAACAAGAGCAGCTAATGCGTTCATTCTCTTGTCGCGTCACATATGCAACTAAAACCCCAAACGTAGCATTTTTTGcatgtgtgttttataaatCTGTCGAGTTTGTCGGTTCAACAGtagaataatgattttttttatacatagcCTATTTTGAGTGATGCTAGTCTTTCCATTTCTGTTTCCTAGTTTAATGATGAAGATTATCTTTCATCTGTCGTGAATGAGTGtgagggtttttttgtttgtgattttaACTCCATTACTCTGACaggcagggtttttttttttatttaccaacCATTCAGTTAATCTATATCAGATTGACCTGTAATGCAGGTGTGAGTCGGTGCTTTATTATAGCTTGCACTGTGTGATAATAGGGTGTGAGTTCCAGTTATGATCATACCATGAAAAACAGTTTATGAATATGTGATGTATGAGACATCATgctgttctgtttttttatgtcagttTACAAACACTGTATTTCATTGTTGAATCGGTCATCACTAATGATAGATTGTTGGTAGTTTTACATCAATGAGTagtaaatatttctttattaaaaCAATTGCACATGGACCAAAATTGTTGTTTGACATAGTTTtatcaataaatgttatttgGTTGTACTGTTAAACATTGATTAATCGTCATGTCAGTGTCTTTATTCTAATAAATTACAACATTCAAATTTACAGGTCTTGTCTATATTGGATTTATTTGtcctttccttttatttttttatttcagttattgACAAATTGCAATAGTttacaaatcaataaaataacagaGAACACAGTCAGGGAAAGCATCACTAGTAAAGAATAAAGCAAATACAGGCATTACAGTATATCACTTGGAGGTGCaagaaacaattattcataCAAAAGCAGAGTATTTTCacctcatttgtttttaaagaacttTAGAGTATTCATAGATTACTTaaactagatttttttttaaattaatatttggaAAGGGATTTTGAGAATTTTGATTTATGAATATGGAATTTTTCCATTTATATGATGAGACTAATGATGAAaggtattgatttatttttgttttcaaagataaaattaccatatttttgttctgttgCATACAAAATCCTCAACCGcattccagaataataataacgtATATGGGCAGtggtaaaacaaatgtataataGTTTGAgcttcattaaaacaaaaagtgcatCTACTTATTAGCATATTTTGAAATTATTACGTTACAGACAGGGATAAATGTTATgtaaaattttgaaatgtaattcgTAAATTTTATTGGATTTACAAAATTGAAAGGGGCACAACCaagcttttttttccactttatgttttaaaaatgtgagttCTGAATTGCTTTACCTCTGCGTTGTGAAAAATGAATTCTTACATGTTTATTAATAGTCTTTTAATTCATAGTTTTACACCACTAAACAAGGGAATTTTGGTTTACATATTTGATACTTTAGGTGGCCtttaaaatgttacattttgccTGAAGGCATAATCTTTCAAATTGAATTAAACTCCGTATATGTTACAGGAAAGTATTTAATGATAAGAACATTTTCATAAGAAAAAAGACATTAATTCTCATTAAACAAGTATATAAGAAATATTATGCTCCACTCAATCAATTTTTGGTTAAATAAATTAGGTTTTTGACAGTAATCCTACGAATATTCCAAACTATATCACtatgatgagaaaaaaaaatgactgtctCATGTTCCAGTGGGCGGCGCTTGTGAGCGGTCACaacaccaaagaagaagaacgaCGTAGCTTTAGCTAAAGCAGCTgtagagctaatgctaacggaTCGAGTTACTGGATAATTGTCATGTAGTTGTGGTAAAATGATGTCGTGAAATTCATAGACGGAGAAATAATTCCGAATTACCAACTAAACTACCCTAACAAAGATAACTCACCTTGAAGGTAAATAGcgtgttattgttgttggtttAGCTTCAGAGGTAAACGAAGCTAGTTTTCAGCTAAGCTAATCTGGCAaacaatgataaacattgacTGATTGGCGCCATTCTGAAGTAGAAAAGATgtagtcagattttttttttacactacaAAACGATTACTAACAATATACAttgttgtggttgttgtttATTCAGTAAATGatagttaaaaataatagtaaGAGATTGAACGGTGTTTTGACACAACTGGGCGCCAGGTTATCTGGTGACCGACATCCGGCCGTATCAATGATTATCAATCGTAAAATGGAAATTAGAAAACCTTAATATATCCAATGACTTTATTATTACTTTggtaatattatttatttggtgAGATACACTCACGAAATGCTATCCAACTATTTTTGTCTAATGTGGCTTACAAGAGACCTATTTTAATGAATATTACATGTATTTTAAATGCTTGACTGGGCTTGTgcgtaggggtgagtattggaaggatgttgcaatacgatacgtatcacaatatttgggtcacgatacgatattattgcgatatattgtgatattctacccagttgatatcaaaattaaatgtagagttaaaaaatgaagttgctgtatatgtttaccagaagatattgatcattcagaggacaaattgagtcaaaactatttgcttgaaaacattctatttttttatttactattggtgtttttgcacattttcactgaaaaaagaaaaagcagtgttacacactgccatcataaaataaagtgcaacaagtttcttttcactgaaactagtAATAGTCTCGTAGTAACCATGACagcataatgacggcattgtaacatctgtaagtgagaacattaaggataaatcacagtgacaatgcacaaaaataagaaaaaataatttatcctattgtgtcagtttatacactgatctgaacagattatatgaaaataaaagtgcatcaagtaaccattgcaacacattgaaagcattgtaaccactgcaatattgcacaaatacacaaaaatattgattaaatatatatataaaaaaaatcttttaaataaaaaaagattttaaatcaGAACCAAAAAATTGCAATGTACCgtaaaatcgatttttttttctcacaccccTACTTGTGAGACCATATTATTTGTGATCTGTTATTAATCTGTTATTCCAGTGACACAGATGCAAATCAGTCACTTTATGTTTTTGGTCACAGGAGCTAACTCATAACAAAGCCATCACCAAACAACAGTTATATTTATGTCACATGCAAGGTTGTAAAACAACGCAATGTATCCaacagtttttaaattaaacactgTTGAGCTTTACTTTTAATCATGTAAGGACAATGCAGACAAGAAAACTGCTCATCATTAACATTTAACGAACAAAGCATTCTTGCGGCtgaaagcatttaaaataaaaactgaaaataaataagtGGATACTTTAGAGCTCTTGAATGCCTAATAGTACCAGTAGTCATTTTTAAGAAGATaagaaataaactataaaaaaaaaaaaaatagtcaggAACACAACTTAGTTTGATTTAGGTGTTAAAAAAGGAATTGATGCAGAGGAGTGCTGCCAAAGTTCTGTGCCCTCTGCTGTGCCCTTTACGTTTTTCTTTCAAAGAAGACAATGTTGAACCATTGAGTGAGccttttgaaaatatttggCTTGCTTGTTTGGCAACATTAATGAATGAACCTCATTATTTCATCCCTAATATGCTCAAATACATTGAATTGCTGCAACATGATTATCAAGTATTTCAATTAATTGTGTAATTCAACATTGGATTTATAAATCTTTATCTGAGAGGTTTGCAGTATGCTGTTAGGTTATAGTATGGTTGGAGTCTGAGACATTGTgaatagtttttaatatttattcattgttttgtttatattgaagtctgTTTTGTAAAAAGTGGAGTCCCAAGAAGCTTAAGCGCTTATGTATAGGGACCCACagttaaaatacaaatgaatccAAGATACTGaattacaaaagaaaaacaaaatataacaaatttcACCCACTCACAGCAACCCACCAACAAGGTCACATTTACAAAAGGAAGCCTGTGAAATTCATCCATCCAGTTTCTACACATCACAATATTCAAATCAGATTTACATAATTACATCTTCAGGTTTGCAAAATATCTCGTACATTCAAGGGCCAGACCAAAATGCAACCAGTGTGAATAATCAACCATATTGGGTTATATTATAACGTAGCAATAAACTTtgcttaaaaagctttttaaatatgTTGAGTGTGTTTCTTGTATAGTACTATCAATTTTGTTCCAGATCTCCGAGCCTTTAAAGCTGGTGCACTTCAGATGACGAGTTTTCCCTCTCAATAAAGGTTTCTTTCTCGTGTTATGtttataatattttcttatttgaaTGAACAGATGCAAGCAGGTGATCCTGGTGTCGGTGCATCGCTGGGAGTGGGTAGTGCACAGAGCCGATCAGAGGATGAAGACTCTCTCATAATCAAAGACGTGAAGAAGACACCGACTCAAGCCTTCGGTGGCAGTGTTCCCAAGCGCAGAAGTTCATCCAGGTTTGACACACATTGAAACATACTGTGTATTAACTAATGTAGTTGCATCTGTGTGTTCTAGAGGTGGGACTCGattctaattaattagagattttttaattaattgatttA is a genomic window containing:
- the cyp27b1 gene encoding 25-hydroxyvitamin D-1 alpha hydroxylase, mitochondrial, with amino-acid sequence MLQQALRASSRGFPLLRWVERWAEGAAARPGASQVVKTLNDMPGPSFASVTWDLCARQGLSRLHELHMKAVKRYGPVWKASYGPLMTVHVADPALIEQVLRQEGHHPMRSELSSWKDYRKLRGHHYGLLTAEGEEWQTVRSLLGKLMLRPKAVEAYNETLNSIVSDLMAKIHHCRNPQGVVTDIASIFYSFGLEGISSVLFESRIGCLNKVVPEETQHFIESIRTVFEKTIVTMAIPSFLHWLLPKTWRAFCQRWDYIFEFAKGHIDQRLRAEAEKVARGEKVEGHYVTYFLSKTELPMKTVYSNITELLLAGIDTISSTMSWSLYELSRHPEFQASLRAEVLAVLEGRKIANAEDIARMPLLKATVKEVLRLYPIIPGNARVITEKDIEVGGYLIPKKTLITLCHFAASRDPAVFKDPDSFQPARWLTKKKSHHPYASLPFGVGKRSCIGRRIAELELYLALSRILVEYDVKPSLEGNTVKPMTRTILVPENVISLQFIER